The following proteins are encoded in a genomic region of Hydra vulgaris chromosome 05, alternate assembly HydraT2T_AEP:
- the LOC136080342 gene encoding uncharacterized protein LOC136080342, with protein sequence MQLIKSYTPARNILQPIKCYTPARNILQLIKSYTPARNILQPIKCYTPARNILQLIKCYTPARNILQLIKCYTPARNILQLIKCYTPARNILQLIKCYTPARNILQLIKSYTLARNI encoded by the coding sequence atgcAACTTATTAAAAGCTATACTCCAGCTAGAAATATTTTGCAACCTATTAAATGCTATACTCCAGCTAGAAATATTTTGCAACTTATTAAAAGCTATACTCCAGCTAGAAATATTTTGCAACCTATTAAATGCTATACTCCAGCTAGAAATATTTTGCAACTTATTAAATGCTATACTCCAGCTAGAAATATTTTGCAACTTATTAAATGCTATACTCCAGCTAGAAATATTTTGCAACTTATTAAATGCTATACTCCAGCTAGAAATATTTTGCAACTTATTAAATGCTATACTCCAGCTAGAAATATTTTGCAACTTATTAAAAGCTATACTCTAGCTAGAAATATTTGA
- the LOC100213333 gene encoding sodium-dependent phosphate transport protein 2A isoform X4, translating to MIGVVATVLLQSSSTTTSIVVTMVASDLIQVSPAIPIVMGANIGTTVTNTIVSLSQISDKNQFRRAFAAATVHDAFNIITVLVLLPVEVLSGYLFWLTKTIISTTSLSSDKSLDQQLLTKITDPFTNLIIQLDKNVIEGLAKGDMSFAEKSLIKKYCNKETKRMLIFNLTQKINNTITLMINKTQNVKNSTELANNTQIKQNNPCKFLFHNTGMSDSLVGVILLVSALVILCFCLVFIVKILNSLLRGQIANVIRKTFNSNFPKPFSFLTGYFAILVGAGMTFLLQSSSIFTSTLTPLVGLGVLSVDRVYPLTLGSNVGTTATGILAALASPSDHLAPALQIALCHLFFNISGILLWYPLPLFRKVPLNMAKYLGNTTAEYRWFAFFYILVFFFVIPTFVFLLSIAGKAVFIGVMVPIASLLSFIFIVNILQSNKPNFLPHILRNWKWLPKMLRSLEPYDKVITKLCRKYQRKKNDACVEMS from the exons ATGATTGGTGTTGTTGCTACCGTTCTTCTACAAAGTTCTTCAACAACAACCTCTATTGTTGTCACCATGGTTGCCTCCGATT TAATTCAAGTTTCTCCTGCTATTCCAATTGTCATGGGAGCAAACATTGGAACTACTGTTACTAATACCATCGTGTCTTTGAGTCAAATTTCAGATAAAAATCAGTTTCGACGAGCATTTGCAGCTGCAACAGTTCACGATGCATTCAATATCATAACTGTACTTGTACTTCTCCCTGTAGAGGTATTGTCAGGATATTTGTTTTggttaacaaaaacaattatcagTACAACTAGTTTGTCTTCAGATAAATCATTAGATCAGCAGCTACTAACCAAAATTACGGATCCGTTTACTAACCTAATTATTCAACTTGATAAAAACGTCATAGAAGGCTTAGCAAAAGGCGATATGTCATTTGCGGAAAAAAGCCTAATAAAGAAGTATTGCAATAAAGAAACAAAACGTATGTTGATTTTTAATCTCACacaaaagataaataatacaataactttgatgataaacaaaacacaaaatgtaaaaaacagcACAGAGTTAGCaaataatacacaaataaaacaaaataacccttgcaagtttttgtttcataacaCTGGTATGTCGGATTCACTAGTTGGCGTTATTTTACTTGTTAGTGCTTtagttattttgtgtttttgtcttgttttcattgttaaaatattaaactcttTGCTACGTGGTCAGATAGCTAACGTCATCAGAAAAACATTCAACTCCAATTTTCCCAaaccattttcatttttaacaggCTACTTTGCAATTTTAGTTGGAGCCGGAATGACTTTTTTGTTACAATCTAGTTCAATATTTACATCAACATTAACACCTTTAGTGGGTTTGGGTGTATTGTCAGTAGACAGAGTATATCCATTAACACTAGGTTCCAATGTTGGTACAACAGCAACTGGTATTCTAGCAGCATTAGCATCTCCAAGTGATCATTTGGCACCAGCATTACAAATTGCACTTTGtcatttatttttcaacatcAGTGGAATACTTTTATGGTATCCTCTTCCATTGTTTCGAAAAGTTCCGCTTAATATGGCAAAATATCTTGGTAACACAACGGCTGAATATCGAtggtttgcatttttttacatattagtatttttttttgtcataccaacatttgtatttttactttcaatCGCTGGAAAGGCCGTGTTTATTGGAGTGATGGTACCTATTGCAtcacttttatcttttatctttaTTGTTAACATACTTCAATCAAATAAACCTAACTTTCTTCCGCATATACTTCGAAATTGGAAATGGCTTCCAAAAATGTTACGCTCTCTAGAACCATACGATAAAGTGATAACTAAACTTTGTAGAAAATATCAACGAAAAAAAAACGATGCTTGCGTAGAGATGAGTTAA
- the LOC100213333 gene encoding sodium-dependent phosphate transport protein 2A isoform X3, producing MNGTTKYELTETIKEVKELKSTEEIEELENVTENDPFAASNNLPINSKPWKGLKNKEKIKRVTKTFIKLGSLIGLLYLFICSLSFLSSGFRLLGGKTAGKAFSSNNIITNPVAGLMIGVVATVLLQSSSTTTSIVVTMVASDLIQVSPAIPIVMGANIGTTVTNTIVSLSQISDKNQFRRAFAAATVHDAFNIITVLVLLPVEVLSGYLFWLTKTIISTTSLSSDKSLDQQLLTKITDPFTNLIIQLDKNVIEGLAKGDMSFAEKSLIKKYCNKETKRMLIFNLTQKINNTITLMINKTQNVKNSTELANNTQIKQNNPCKFLFHNTGMSDSLVGVILLVSALVILCFCLVFIVKILNSLLRGQIANVIRKTFNSNFPKPFSFLTGYFAILVGAGMTFLLQSSSIFTSTLTPLVGLGVLSVDRVYPLTLGSNVGTTATGILAALASPSDHLAPALQIALCHLFFNISGILLWYPLPLFRKVPLNMAKYLGNTTAEYRWFAFFYILVFFFVIPTFVFLLSIAGKAVFIGVMVPIASLLSFIFIVNILQSNKPNFLPHILRNWKWLPKMLRSLEPYDKVITKLCRKYQRKKNDACVEMS from the exons ATGAATGGCACAACAAAGTACGAGTTAACTGAGACAATCAAAGAAGTTAAAGAGTTAAAAAGTACAgag gaAATAGAGGAGTTAGAAAATGTAACAGAAAATGATCCATTTGCAGCATCAAATAATTTGCCAATAAATAGCAAGCCATGGAAag ggcttaaaaacaaagaaaaaatcaagcgtgttactaaaacatttataaaacttgGATCTTTGATTGGtcttttgtatttgtttatttgttcaCTGAGTTTCTTAAGTTCTGGATTTAGACTTCTTGGAGGGAAAACAGcag gtaAAGCATTTTCCTCTAATAACATCATAACCAATCCAGTTGCAGGGTTGATGATTGGTGTTGTTGCTACCGTTCTTCTACAAAGTTCTTCAACAACAACCTCTATTGTTGTCACCATGGTTGCCTCCGATT TAATTCAAGTTTCTCCTGCTATTCCAATTGTCATGGGAGCAAACATTGGAACTACTGTTACTAATACCATCGTGTCTTTGAGTCAAATTTCAGATAAAAATCAGTTTCGACGAGCATTTGCAGCTGCAACAGTTCACGATGCATTCAATATCATAACTGTACTTGTACTTCTCCCTGTAGAGGTATTGTCAGGATATTTGTTTTggttaacaaaaacaattatcagTACAACTAGTTTGTCTTCAGATAAATCATTAGATCAGCAGCTACTAACCAAAATTACGGATCCGTTTACTAACCTAATTATTCAACTTGATAAAAACGTCATAGAAGGCTTAGCAAAAGGCGATATGTCATTTGCGGAAAAAAGCCTAATAAAGAAGTATTGCAATAAAGAAACAAAACGTATGTTGATTTTTAATCTCACacaaaagataaataatacaataactttgatgataaacaaaacacaaaatgtaaaaaacagcACAGAGTTAGCaaataatacacaaataaaacaaaataacccttgcaagtttttgtttcataacaCTGGTATGTCGGATTCACTAGTTGGCGTTATTTTACTTGTTAGTGCTTtagttattttgtgtttttgtcttgttttcattgttaaaatattaaactcttTGCTACGTGGTCAGATAGCTAACGTCATCAGAAAAACATTCAACTCCAATTTTCCCAaaccattttcatttttaacaggCTACTTTGCAATTTTAGTTGGAGCCGGAATGACTTTTTTGTTACAATCTAGTTCAATATTTACATCAACATTAACACCTTTAGTGGGTTTGGGTGTATTGTCAGTAGACAGAGTATATCCATTAACACTAGGTTCCAATGTTGGTACAACAGCAACTGGTATTCTAGCAGCATTAGCATCTCCAAGTGATCATTTGGCACCAGCATTACAAATTGCACTTTGtcatttatttttcaacatcAGTGGAATACTTTTATGGTATCCTCTTCCATTGTTTCGAAAAGTTCCGCTTAATATGGCAAAATATCTTGGTAACACAACGGCTGAATATCGAtggtttgcatttttttacatattagtatttttttttgtcataccaacatttgtatttttactttcaatCGCTGGAAAGGCCGTGTTTATTGGAGTGATGGTACCTATTGCAtcacttttatcttttatctttaTTGTTAACATACTTCAATCAAATAAACCTAACTTTCTTCCGCATATACTTCGAAATTGGAAATGGCTTCCAAAAATGTTACGCTCTCTAGAACCATACGATAAAGTGATAACTAAACTTTGTAGAAAATATCAACGAAAAAAAAACGATGCTTGCGTAGAGATGAGTTAA